The DNA segment AATCCACCCGCAAATGCAAAAACTGCGGGCAGACGATGGTAAATCCCAAAATGGACTTCGGCTGCGCCGCCTACTGCCCGCACGCCCAACAGTGCCTCGGCCAACTGCCGCCGGAACTGCTGTCACAGCGCAAGGAGCTGCTCAAGGATAGAGCGGCCCTGGAGATGAAACGCTACTTCAAACAGGACTTTAAGCGGATTGGGCATGCCACCAGGGTGGCGCGCTATGCGGAGCAGATCGGCCGGGAGGAGAAGGGTGATCTGATGGTGATCCTCTGCGCCGCCTATCTCCACGATATCGGCATTCACGAGGCCGAGCGGAAATACAACAGCACCGCCGCACACTATCAGGAGGAGGAAGGGCCGCCCATCGCCCGGGAGATCCTGGTTAGACTGGGGGCAGGGGAGGAGATTACCGAGGAGGTGTGCGACATCGTCGGCCATCACCACCATCCCCGCCCGGAAGAAACGGTTAACTTCAAGGCAGTCTATGATGCAGATCTCATTGTGAATCTGGAAGAAAATAAACAGGCGGAAAAAATCGGTGAAGAAAAACTTATTCCGATTATCGAGGCAGCATTTTTGACGGCAAGCGGTCGCAAACTGGCCAAAGAGATGCTGTTGAAGGATACCGGCAAGGCATCGCAACACTAACATTAAGAGGAGACATACATGAAGATAAAGAGGAAAATCATCCAGATCGATGAAGAAAAATGCAATGGCTGCGGTCAGTGCGTGCCCTCCTGCGCGGAAGGGGCGATCACCATAGTGGACGGCAAGGCCCGCCTTTCCGCGGAAAAATATTGCGATGGCCTGGGCGCCTGCCTTGGGGAATGTCCCCAGGGTGCGCTCACAATCGTCGAGCGTGAAGCGGAGGATTTTGATGAAACGGCGGTAGTGGAGCATCTGGAAGGGAAGAAACTCCCCGCCAGCGGAGAGTCGCTCACGATGGCCTGCGGCTGTCCCTCCTCCCAGATTCAGAGCTTCCCGCTGGCAACGTCCTGCGCGGAGGCGAACGAACCCCGTTTGCAGGCAAGCTCCGCCTCAGCGCTTACTCACTGGCCGGTGCAGATATCGCTAGTTCCTCCCACCGCCCCCTTTTTGAAAGGGGCCGATCTGCTGGTGGCGGCGGACTGCACCCCCGTTGCCTATCCCAATTTCCACAGTGACTTTCTCCAGGGGAAAGCCGTCATGTTGGGGTGCCCGAAATTCGACGATGCGGAGGCCTACGTCCGTAAATTCGCGGAAATATTTAAAACGGCTGGCATCAAAAGCGTTACCGTGCTGACCATGGAGGTTCCCTGCTGCCAGGGTCTGCCCGGAATCGTCAAGAAGGGCATGGCAGCGGCGGGAACAGTCGTGCCATTTCGTCAAGTCATTATCAGCGCACGAGGGGAAATTATTGAGAAAAAATAATGGTATCGGCGCTCCCATACCGTGGAAAATGCGTGCATAACAGGTAAATTTATAGCGGCATGTTTGTATAAAAATCCCCCCATCCCCCCTTTGCCAAAGGAGGGTAAGGGGGGATTTTCATGCTTCGTTGTGCCCCACGGGCATGGGGGCTTATATGAAAATAGAATTTATACTAACAATATCTGGGTCTTACAGCGCAGAACTTTTGGAACCTGCGGACGCGACGGAGTGCGTCCCTCCAGCGGTTCATGTTGCCGGAAGCAGAGGGGGAATTGCCGCGCCTTGGGGATTATTCAGGATATCCCTGCTGTCGAATAGCCACTCGCCGTTTCCCCGCAGTTGCAGAACCTGTTCGTGAAACGCCAGAAGGCTGGAACGATGGCCGACGCTTATGTAAGTGGCCCCGCTTTTTTGCAGTTCATGATAAAGATTTGCTTCATTGGCCTCGTCGAGGGCGCTTGTGGCTTCATCGAGGAGCGCATAGCGGGGTTCGGTCAGCAAAAGCCGGGCAAAGGCCAAGCGCTGCTGTTCCCCCAGCGACAGCAGTTGTCCCCAGTCGAGTTCCGCGTCGAGCCCGCCGACCCGCTCCGGTAGATCCTTAAGGTTTACCCTTTCCAAAGCGCCGTTCAGCGTTGCGTCGTCAACTGTTTTTTCCGTGTGGGGATAGAGAAGCTGTTCCCGAAGCGAACCGATAACCATATAGGGACGTTGAGGCAAAAACAGCATCTGGTCAAAAGGCGGCCGTTCGATCATCCCTTCGCCTGTTTCCCAGAGGCCGGCTATTGCCCGCAGGAGCGAACTTTTGCCGACGCCGCTGACTCCCGTGATCAGCAAACCCTTTCCTGAGCTGGCCCGCACGGAAAGATCGCGGATGAGGGTTTTTTTATCGTCGGGGGTTTTTAAGGTAACGCGCCGCAGTTCCAGATGGGATTCTTCTTTCGCAGCAATGTGGGGAGCATCCTCGACTCTTTTTGTCGATCCGCTGTCATCAATGGCCGTGGAAAATGTTTCCAGACGGGTGATACCGGCGACAAAACCGGTTAGCTGTTCGAACTGCGAGACGATGATGGAAAGGGCGCCAAGAACCTGGACAAAGGCGCTTTCCGCCTGGGTTACGACGCCGAATTTTATTTGTCCGGCAAAGTACAAAGGCGCCATCACAACAACGGGCAGCACCAGAATTATGTACTCGTAACCCTTCGTGAAAAATTCCAGGTTTCGCTGCCAGCCGATCAGAAAACGGAGGTTTTTTATTGCGATGAGCAGACGATCCTTGACTTGATTCTGCTCCCGTTCTTCCCCGCGGTAAAACGCGATTGATTCGGCGTTGTCGCGCACGTGCACGAGTCCATACCGCAGGTCTGCCTCTTTGCGAAGCTGCATGAAATTAAGATTGACCAGTTTCTTGCCGAAAAAAAAGGTGACCGTCGTGCCGATGGCGGCATAGCCCAAAAGGATAAGGACAAGCTTGATGGAAATGCCCCATAGAATGCCGATAAACGAGATCAACTGAACAATGGAAAAAAAGATAATTGATAGAAATTCAAGACTTGTCGCGGTAAACGCTGAGATGTCCTGAGAGATGCGCTGGTCGGGATTGTCGATTTCCCGGTTGTCCTTGATGTGATAATAGGCCCTGTTCCGGAAGTACTTATCCAGAAAATGGCGGGTGAGCCAAAGCCGCCAGTTGACACTCAAGATTCGTCGGGTAAACGAGTAAAAGACGCTGACCGGGGTAGCGATGATAAAGATGCCAAGATACAAAAGCAGATTTTTATTGAACGCCGAAATATTTTTTTCCGAAAGGGCGGTCATGAAATCCCTGCCGACAAAATTCAACGTCACATTTAAAGCTGTAAAGAAAAAAAGCAGCAAAAGCAAAAGCGTAAGTACGCCCGTTGCGCGCCATTTTTCGGCGGAAAGCCAGTACATTTTGGCAATCTCCCAAAAACGCTTCCACAGGTGCCGGTCAAAAACATTCGTTTCCAAATAAACCTCCTGTAACAGGTCAACATCGATATTTTTTATATCCGAAAAATACCCAGACTCCCCCCCAGAAAATGAAGGCGGGGGCAATCCCGGCGTATAGATATAACAATAAGTTCTTATCCCAAGGCTCTATAAATGCCGCAAGACCCGCAAGCCATAAAATGGTAACCAGTATCGCCAGACGCATCCAGCCGGTAAGTACGGAGGGTTTGGCGGCCTCGCGAGTAGCTGTTTTGCCTGCCCTCAGCCGGGGAATATAAAACAGCGCCAAAGCGATAACGATAAGCAGCAAGATTTCCTGCATGTCCAGCCTCAGGGTTAAAAAGTTTCGTCTTGATTTAGCGCCTTTTCCAGGACAGACTCCATCTCTTTACGAATTGCTTCGAGCCGCGGCTGCGTCTGTGCCTCGAAGCGCAGAACAAGCACCGGCTGTGTGTTGGAGGCCCTGATGAGCCCCCAGCCGTCGCCGAAATTGACCCGCACCCCGTCGATGGCGACTATGTCATGGCCCTCTTTGTAATAATCGCGAATTGACTCAACAATTCCGAATTTCCGGCGGTCGGGGCAGTCTATTCTAATTTCGGGGGTTGAAAAACTCTCTGGGACATCGGATAAAAGTGCGGATAGCTTCTGATCTGTTTGCGAAAGAATCTCCAGAAGGCGCAATGATGCGTAAATGGCGTCGTCAAACCCGAAATAGCGATCCGCGAAAAAGATATGGCCGCTCATCTCGCCGGCAAGGAGGGCCTTTTCCTCTTTCATCTTACCCTTGATCAGCGAGTGGCCGGCCTTCCACATGATGGCGCGCCCGCCATGATTGGTAATGTCGTCGTAGAGTCTTTGCGAACATTTAACCTCGCCGATGATTGCGGCGCCGGGATTGTCTTTCAGGATAAAGCGGGCGAAAAGCAGCAACAGCTCATCCCCCCACAGCACTTTTCCCTGATCCGTGACCACGCCGATCCGGTCAGCATCACCGTCATAGGCAATGCCGAGGTCGGCTTTTTCCACGAGGACGCGGCGGACCAGTTCCTGAAGATTTTCCGGAACGGTCGGATCGGGGAAGTGGTTGGGAAAGCAGCCGTTCGGATCGCAGTATAAATCGGCAACCTGGCAACCATATCTCTTTAACAGAGGCAGGGCGAATATCCCGCCTACCCCGTTTCCGGCATCGAGAACGATTTTTTGCCCGGGCTTGATTGTTACATGCTCGAACAGGTAGTTCTCATAAGCTTCGGCAATGTCCTGACGATTATATTGACCAGCGCCGTTTACGTAGGCCCCCGCTTCCATGATCTTCCTCAATTCCTGAATCTGCTCGCCATAGATCGTATCGGGGCCTATACATATTTTGAAACCATTGAAATCAGGAGGGTTATGGCTTCCGGTGACCATGACGCCGCCTTCCGTCCGGAGATGACGGATGGCAAAATAGAGGATCGGGGTTGCACACAGGCCGATATCGATAACAGCGATTCCTGCGGACATGATCCCTTTCCCCACTTGAGACAGGTAGCTTTCGGAGCTAAGACGACAATCCCGTCCCAGAGCCATCCTTTTTACCCCTTGTCGGACTGCGTAAGCACCGATCGCCCTTCCCAGCAGATAGACGAACTCCTCGTCAAGATCGACTGCGACAACACCTCGGACATCGTACTCGCGAAAAACCGCTGGATTCATTTTCACCTCTTGATTTTGCATGAAAATCCCCCCATCCCCCCTTTACCAAAGGGGGGTAAGGGGGGATTTTCATGCTTCGTTGCGCCCCACGGGCATGGGGGTTTATAAGAACCGCATCTTCAATTCGTACACGCAATCATCCCTTCGCATGGTTATGTCGAATCCGCCTTTCTCAAAGACATGCAGCATCGCTTTGTTCTCGGGAAGCACCTCTGCGGTAAAACCCAGCAGACCTTCTTTGCGGGCGATGTTCGTCAGACAGGCAAGCAACTCCTGGGCAATGCCCCGATTCTGAAAATCGTCGCGGACGGCAAAGGCGGCCTCAGCGGTATGGGAACCAGGATTAATCAAGTATTGTCCAATGCCTATGATCATTTCCCTTTCCGCAGTTCCCGTGACGGCCAGGATTACGATCTCCGTGGAATAATCGATAACGACGAATTCTTGAAGGCGTTCATGCGGCATATCTATTCGCGACGAGATGAAGCGGCGGTTCATGCTGTTTTCAGATAGGGAATAGAAAAAATCCTTCAGCAGGGGCTCGTCGCTGATCTTTACCGGCCGCAGGAAGAGCTGCATCCCTGTTTTTGTCGTGCGGTATGTTTCCAGGTGTTCCGGATATTCGCCCTTTTCTCCGGGGATGAAGGCCTGATCGGCGTAGATCAGCCCTCTCTTTTTCGCCTCCTCGACGAGCCAGGGGCGGAATTTGGGGTGGGCGATTGCGATCAGCGACATCGCCCGTTCCCGGATGTTTTTTCCGTGCAGATAGGCAATGCCGTATTCGGTCACGACATAGCGGACATCGCCGCGGTTCAGCGTTACCCCGGCGGCTTCCCGGAGCGACGGGACTATGCGGGAGACGCTATCCTCCCGGGCGGTTGCTTTCATCGTCAGAATGGTTCTGCCGCCTTTCGCAAGCAGGGCGCCCCGCATGAAATCCTGATGGCCGCCGATGCCGCTGTAAAAAGAACCGCCAATCGATTCGGCCGTGGACTGGCCGGTCAGATCGATTTCCAGGGCGCTGTTGATGGCAACCATATTGTCCTGTTGCGCGATGATGAGCGGGTTATTTGTGTAGTCGATTGTTCTAAAGAGAATGGAAGGGTTGTCATGAAGAAATTGATAGGTTGCCTTTTTACCCATCGCAAAGGTCGCTACGGTTTTCCCGGGATTGATCGTTTTGCGGGAGTTATCGACAACCCCGGCTTGGATGAGCGAGGCAATCCCGTCACTGAGCAGTTCGGTATGCACTCCGAGATGCTGTTTATGTGCTAGTTTAGACAAAACGGCGTTCGGCAGGCCGCCATAACCGACCTGGATGGTGTCGCCGTCCTGGACAAGTCCCGCGACGTACTCGCCGATTTTTTGCATGGTATCATCGACAGTTACATCGGGAAGTTCAAGTAACGCTTCCTGTTTCTCAATGATAAACCGAACATCCCTGATATGGATGAATCCGTCTCCATGCACGCGCGGCATGGCGGAATTTACCTGCGCAATGATCAGCGACGCATGGTCAATTGCCGCCTTTACCATATCGACGCTTACCCCCAGACTCATATATCCATGCTCATCAGGGGGCGATGTCTGGATCAGGGCTGCATCAATCTTGACGGCGCCGCTTCTGATAAGCTCCGGAACGTTGGACAAAGAAACGGGCGTGTAATCGGCCATCCCCTCATTTACCGGCCCGCGGATATTGTTGCCGATGAAAAAGGAGT comes from the Syntrophales bacterium genome and includes:
- a CDS encoding HD domain-containing protein gives rise to the protein MQCPGQDTRYWKPGAIFEFPCTHCGHPIEFFKDESTRKCKNCGQTMVNPKMDFGCAAYCPHAQQCLGQLPPELLSQRKELLKDRAALEMKRYFKQDFKRIGHATRVARYAEQIGREEKGDLMVILCAAYLHDIGIHEAERKYNSTAAHYQEEEGPPIAREILVRLGAGEEITEEVCDIVGHHHHPRPEETVNFKAVYDADLIVNLEENKQAEKIGEEKLIPIIEAAFLTASGRKLAKEMLLKDTGKASQH
- a CDS encoding 4Fe-4S binding protein: MKIKRKIIQIDEEKCNGCGQCVPSCAEGAITIVDGKARLSAEKYCDGLGACLGECPQGALTIVEREAEDFDETAVVEHLEGKKLPASGESLTMACGCPSSQIQSFPLATSCAEANEPRLQASSASALTHWPVQISLVPPTAPFLKGADLLVAADCTPVAYPNFHSDFLQGKAVMLGCPKFDDAEAYVRKFAEIFKTAGIKSVTVLTMEVPCCQGLPGIVKKGMAAAGTVVPFRQVIISARGEIIEKK
- a CDS encoding ABC transporter ATP-binding protein/permease encodes the protein METNVFDRHLWKRFWEIAKMYWLSAEKWRATGVLTLLLLLLFFFTALNVTLNFVGRDFMTALSEKNISAFNKNLLLYLGIFIIATPVSVFYSFTRRILSVNWRLWLTRHFLDKYFRNRAYYHIKDNREIDNPDQRISQDISAFTATSLEFLSIIFFSIVQLISFIGILWGISIKLVLILLGYAAIGTTVTFFFGKKLVNLNFMQLRKEADLRYGLVHVRDNAESIAFYRGEEREQNQVKDRLLIAIKNLRFLIGWQRNLEFFTKGYEYIILVLPVVVMAPLYFAGQIKFGVVTQAESAFVQVLGALSIIVSQFEQLTGFVAGITRLETFSTAIDDSGSTKRVEDAPHIAAKEESHLELRRVTLKTPDDKKTLIRDLSVRASSGKGLLITGVSGVGKSSLLRAIAGLWETGEGMIERPPFDQMLFLPQRPYMVIGSLREQLLYPHTEKTVDDATLNGALERVNLKDLPERVGGLDAELDWGQLLSLGEQQRLAFARLLLTEPRYALLDEATSALDEANEANLYHELQKSGATYISVGHRSSLLAFHEQVLQLRGNGEWLFDSRDILNNPQGAAIPPLLPAT
- a CDS encoding phosphomannomutase/phosphoglucomutase, producing the protein MNPAVFREYDVRGVVAVDLDEEFVYLLGRAIGAYAVRQGVKRMALGRDCRLSSESYLSQVGKGIMSAGIAVIDIGLCATPILYFAIRHLRTEGGVMVTGSHNPPDFNGFKICIGPDTIYGEQIQELRKIMEAGAYVNGAGQYNRQDIAEAYENYLFEHVTIKPGQKIVLDAGNGVGGIFALPLLKRYGCQVADLYCDPNGCFPNHFPDPTVPENLQELVRRVLVEKADLGIAYDGDADRIGVVTDQGKVLWGDELLLLFARFILKDNPGAAIIGEVKCSQRLYDDITNHGGRAIMWKAGHSLIKGKMKEEKALLAGEMSGHIFFADRYFGFDDAIYASLRLLEILSQTDQKLSALLSDVPESFSTPEIRIDCPDRRKFGIVESIRDYYKEGHDIVAIDGVRVNFGDGWGLIRASNTQPVLVLRFEAQTQPRLEAIRKEMESVLEKALNQDETF
- a CDS encoding GNAT family N-acetyltransferase, whose protein sequence is MNSLDDWKKLYPEKFADAALVFSNIHRGDHIFVVSGCGEPQFLVQAMVNYVDSHPKAFFDTEIIHVYSFGVAPYTDLKFKSNFRLNSFFIGNNIRGPVNEGMADYTPVSLSNVPELIRSGAVKIDAALIQTSPPDEHGYMSLGVSVDMVKAAIDHASLIIAQVNSAMPRVHGDGFIHIRDVRFIIEKQEALLELPDVTVDDTMQKIGEYVAGLVQDGDTIQVGYGGLPNAVLSKLAHKQHLGVHTELLSDGIASLIQAGVVDNSRKTINPGKTVATFAMGKKATYQFLHDNPSILFRTIDYTNNPLIIAQQDNMVAINSALEIDLTGQSTAESIGGSFYSGIGGHQDFMRGALLAKGGRTILTMKATAREDSVSRIVPSLREAAGVTLNRGDVRYVVTEYGIAYLHGKNIRERAMSLIAIAHPKFRPWLVEEAKKRGLIYADQAFIPGEKGEYPEHLETYRTTKTGMQLFLRPVKISDEPLLKDFFYSLSENSMNRRFISSRIDMPHERLQEFVVIDYSTEIVILAVTGTAEREMIIGIGQYLINPGSHTAEAAFAVRDDFQNRGIAQELLACLTNIARKEGLLGFTAEVLPENKAMLHVFEKGGFDITMRRDDCVYELKMRFL